The genomic region TTCTGTATCACCAGTTCTGATATCAGCCAGGCACCGAATGTATGTTCACTTCAGAATCTCAACAACCAGCAGGGTTTTGTAGCCGGACTGGTTGCTGCTGAAGCAAGCAAGTCCAAGAAAGTCGCTGCCATCGGCGGAATGGAAATCCCATCCATCCAAAGCTTCATCATAGGCTTCAAGCAAGGTGTTGCATATGCTGACAACGGTACGGTTGCCATGACGGCTTTTACCGGTGATTTTGATGATGCTGCCAAAGTCAAGGAACAGGCCAATGCCTTTATTGAAAAAGGAGCCGATATCCTTACCCATGATGCAGACCAGGCTGGCCTTGGACTGTTTGAAGCTGTCAAGGATGCTCCTGAAGGGACCTATGCGATCGGCGTTGTCAAGGACCAATATGCAGAACTTCCTTCCCGTGTGCTGACCAGTGCTACCAATTTCATCGGCAAGGGTATGGCTGTGGCTGTACAGGATTATCTTGACGGCAATCTTCACGCCGAATGCTATAAGTTCGGTATCAAGGAAGGTGTCATTGGTCTGGCTGATTACCATGATTGTGCAGATGTGCTTACGGCTGAGCAGAAGCAGTTTATCACGGATACCATGAAGAAGGTTGCTTCCGGTGAGATTACTGTGAAGAGTGCCCAGAAATAAACGGTACCGAAGCATAGGTAGGATATATGCAGATTTTTTCTTTGCAAAAGGAAAAAGTCTGCATTCGTCAATGGAAACAGACCAAGGAGGTAGGTATGGAAAAGTCTGTGATGCTTGTGTTGGCTGATATTACCAAGAAGTATGGTTCACTATATGCCAACAAGGATATAAGCCTACAGGTGGATGCAGGTGAAGTATACTGTATCTTAGGAGAAAATGGTGCAGGTAAAAGTACACTTATGAATGTGCTGTATGGGCTGACCCAACCTGACCATGGCAAGATTTTCATTGAAGGGGCCCCTGTAGCCGTTACATCACCCAAGGTTGCCATAGCTCATGGAATCGGTATGGTCCATCAGCATTTCATGCTTATTCCTGCATTGACTGTCCTTGAAAATATCATTCTTGCCTCAAATGAGGTCGGCGGAGTGTTTTTTGACAGGAAACAGGTAGCTCTCCAAGTCGATAAGATATGCAAGGCTTATGGATTTGACATTGATCCGTTTCTGAAAGTCTCTGATCTGACCGTAGGACAGCAGCAGAAAGTTGAGATTATCAAGGCACTTTACCATAATTGCCAACTCCTTATCCTCGATGAGCCGACAGCAGTACTGACACCGCAGGAAATAGAAGAACTGTTTATTATCATGAAGCGTTTCAAGGAAGAGAGAAAGTCCATTATTTTTATTTCCCATAAGTTGCAGGAAGTAATGCAGATCAGTGACCGTATCGGCGTACTGCGCAATGGATCAATTGTCTCGGTAGTAAACAAAAGTGATACAGATGAGCAGGAACTTGCGTGCCTGATGGTAGGACGTCATATCAGCATGGACGTAGAACGGCCGTTTCCTCCTTCGAGGGAAAAGGTCTTGGATATCCATGACCTGCAGGTACGTGGACGGAAGGCCACCAGGGCTGTCCATGACCTTTCCCTGACTGTCCATGCAGGGGAAATCTATGGGATTGCCGGAGTCGATGGCAATGGACAATCTGAGTTGATCAATGCAATTACGGGTCTGGTCAAGACAAAGAGCGGAGAAGTTTCTATCTGTGGGCAAAATATGACAAACAAACCGGTATGCCAGATACTGAGACAAGGAGTTTCCCATATTCCTGAGGACCGACAGCACGTAGGTCTCATGATGCAGCAAAGTATATTGAAGAACTTGATGATCCACGAATGTATAACCGGTGATTGCCAGGGTTTCTTAATTGATTGGGAAAAGGAAAGGACCCATGTTTCGACGGTAGTAGATAAATACAATATCAAGATTCCTGGACTCCAGTCACATATCTGCTGTCTGTCCGGCGGTAACCAGCAGAAAGCCGTGGTTGCCAGGGAACTTGAGAAGGAACCGAAGCTTCTG from Spirochaetia bacterium harbors:
- a CDS encoding BMP family protein produces the protein MKKNSLEKWIVLLAGVGLVVSMFAGCSKSSANAQQTAKTAVAAAPATAAETKEATATQPAKKEAKDLKVALVLPGTANDKGWNQEAYDGLMEIKKMGCQTACSEKVAASDFESVFRGYADRGYDVVFGHGTEFEDAAKAVAPDYPNTMFCITSSDISQAPNVCSLQNLNNQQGFVAGLVAAEASKSKKVAAIGGMEIPSIQSFIIGFKQGVAYADNGTVAMTAFTGDFDDAAKVKEQANAFIEKGADILTHDADQAGLGLFEAVKDAPEGTYAIGVVKDQYAELPSRVLTSATNFIGKGMAVAVQDYLDGNLHAECYKFGIKEGVIGLADYHDCADVLTAEQKQFITDTMKKVASGEITVKSAQK
- a CDS encoding ABC transporter ATP-binding protein, with product MEKSVMLVLADITKKYGSLYANKDISLQVDAGEVYCILGENGAGKSTLMNVLYGLTQPDHGKIFIEGAPVAVTSPKVAIAHGIGMVHQHFMLIPALTVLENIILASNEVGGVFFDRKQVALQVDKICKAYGFDIDPFLKVSDLTVGQQQKVEIIKALYHNCQLLILDEPTAVLTPQEIEELFIIMKRFKEERKSIIFISHKLQEVMQISDRIGVLRNGSIVSVVNKSDTDEQELACLMVGRHISMDVERPFPPSREKVLDIHDLQVRGRKATRAVHDLSLTVHAGEIYGIAGVDGNGQSELINAITGLVKTKSGEVSICGQNMTNKPVCQILRQGVSHIPEDRQHVGLMMQQSILKNLMIHECITGDCQGFLIDWEKERTHVSTVVDKYNIKIPGLQSHICCLSGGNQQKAVVARELEKEPKLLIAVHPTRGVDVGAIAFIRKQIMAARNRGCAVLLVSFELDEILALSDRIGVIFDGNIIGEMTADEASVNKIGMLMAGVSA